One genomic segment of Actinoplanes ianthinogenes includes these proteins:
- a CDS encoding Lrp/AsnC family transcriptional regulator, which translates to MDSIDLRLIDLLRENARSSYAELARKVGLSAPAVHERVGKLEAAGTIRGYRADVDHEAVGLGVTALIGIVEDSGADTDDVLTAVRAMPEVESCYFMAGVESYQLIVRVGTIAELEQLIVRINRTAGVASTRTAIALSTKWENRPQPGMG; encoded by the coding sequence ATGGACTCCATCGACCTCCGGCTGATCGACCTGCTACGGGAGAACGCGCGCTCGTCGTACGCCGAGCTGGCGCGCAAGGTCGGGCTCTCCGCCCCCGCCGTGCACGAGCGAGTCGGTAAGCTCGAAGCCGCCGGCACCATCCGGGGCTACCGCGCCGACGTCGACCACGAGGCGGTCGGGCTCGGCGTCACCGCACTGATCGGCATCGTCGAGGATTCCGGTGCGGACACCGATGACGTGCTCACCGCGGTGCGGGCGATGCCCGAGGTGGAGAGTTGCTATTTCATGGCCGGCGTGGAGTCGTACCAGCTGATCGTCCGGGTCGGCACCATTGCGGAGTTGGAGCAGCTGATTGTCCGGATCAACCGAACCGCCGGCGTCGCCTCCACCCGCACCGCGATCGCTCTCAGCACCAAGTGGGAGAACCGGCCGCAACCCGGGATGGGCTGA
- a CDS encoding PLP-dependent cysteine synthase family protein gives MSLSLDRCDDAARDWARDAIGLVEADANRSADTHLLPFPLPVSWGIDLYLKDESSHPTGSLKHRLARSLFLYALCNGWIGPHTTIVEASSGSTAVSEAYFARMLGLPFIAVMPAATSPEKIALIEFQGGKCHLVADPTTVVAEAQRLADDLGGHFMDQFTHAERATDWRGNNNIAESIYSQLSLERHPIPAWIVVGAGTGGTSATIGRYARYRRFPTKVCVVDPEGSAFWQAYVAADWGLVTGKGSRIEGIGRPRVEPSFQPAVVDRMMQVPDAASLAAMRAGSAVLGRRLGGSTGTNLWGAFRLIAEMRAAGRTGSVVTLICDGGERYAHTYYSDEWVSAQGLRLTPHAATIDTFLTDGTWPD, from the coding sequence ATGAGCCTGTCGCTGGACCGCTGCGACGACGCCGCCCGGGACTGGGCGCGCGACGCGATCGGCCTGGTCGAGGCGGATGCCAACCGGTCGGCCGACACCCACCTGCTGCCGTTCCCGCTGCCCGTCTCCTGGGGCATCGACCTGTATCTCAAGGACGAGTCCTCGCACCCCACCGGCTCGCTCAAGCACCGCCTGGCCCGCTCGCTCTTCCTGTACGCCCTGTGCAACGGCTGGATCGGCCCGCACACCACGATCGTCGAGGCCTCGTCCGGCTCCACCGCGGTCAGTGAGGCGTACTTCGCCCGGATGCTCGGCCTGCCGTTCATCGCGGTGATGCCGGCCGCCACCTCGCCGGAGAAGATCGCGCTGATCGAGTTCCAGGGCGGCAAGTGCCACCTGGTGGCCGACCCGACCACCGTGGTCGCCGAGGCGCAACGGCTCGCCGACGACCTCGGCGGCCACTTCATGGACCAGTTCACGCACGCCGAGCGGGCCACCGACTGGCGGGGCAACAACAACATCGCCGAGTCGATCTACAGCCAGCTCTCCCTGGAACGCCACCCGATCCCGGCGTGGATCGTGGTCGGCGCCGGCACCGGCGGGACCAGCGCCACCATCGGCCGGTACGCGCGGTATCGCCGCTTCCCCACCAAGGTCTGCGTTGTCGACCCGGAAGGCTCGGCGTTCTGGCAGGCTTATGTCGCCGCCGACTGGGGCCTGGTGACCGGGAAGGGTTCCCGGATCGAGGGCATCGGCCGTCCCCGGGTGGAGCCGTCCTTCCAGCCCGCCGTCGTCGACCGGATGATGCAGGTGCCCGACGCCGCGTCGCTCGCCGCGATGCGGGCCGGCTCGGCGGTCCTCGGGCGGCGCCTGGGTGGATCCACCGGCACCAACCTGTGGGGCGCCTTCCGGTTGATCGCGGAGATGCGGGCGGCCGGGCGGACCGGGTCGGTGGTCACGCTGATCTGCGACGGCGGCGAGCGGTACGCGCACACCTACTACTCCGACGAGTGGGTGAGCGCCCAGGGCCTGCGCCTGACCCCGCACGCCGCGACGATCGACACCTTCCTCACGGATGGCACCTGGCCGGACTAG